TCGCCAAGCGGGCGATGGACATCGGAATCGCCGGGACGGCCCTGTTCATCCTGGCGCCGCTGATGGCGCTGATCGTGCTGGCGATCAAGCTGGACAGCCCCGGACCGGTGATCTTCCGGCAGAAGCGGTTCGGCTTCAACAACAGCGTCATCGAGGCGCTGAAGTTCCGCACCATGTACCACGACCGCGGCGACCCGTCGGGCGCCGCGCGCACCGTGCGGCAGGATCCGCGGGTGACGCGCGTCGGCCGCTTCCTGCGCGCCTCCAGCCTCGACGAGCTGCCGCAGCTCGTCAACGTGCTGCGCGGCGAGATGTCGGTCATCGGCCCGCGCGCCCATCCCATCGCCATGAAGGCGGGCGACCAGCTCTACCACGAGGCGGTCGCCGAATACGCCGCCCGCCACCGGGTGCGGCCCGGCCTGACCGGCTGGGCGCAGGTCAACGGCCTGAGGGGCGAGATCGACTCCATCGAGAAGGCCAACCGCCGTGTCGAATACGACCTCTACTACATCGAGAACTGGTCCATCTGGTTCGACATCCGAATCCTGATCCGCACCCTGATCACCGTGCTGCGGCACGGCGCTTACTGAGACGCGGGATTCCAGGCCCCAGACTTCAGGCAACAGAGGCAATCCGATGAAAGTCGCAATCCTGGCCGGCGGCAAGGGCACCCGGCTCGCCGAGGAAACGGTCTACCGCCCCAAGCCGCTGGTGGAGGTCGGGGGACGGCCGATCCTGTGGCACGTCATGCGCTATTTCGGCCATTACGGCTTCAAGGAGTTCCTGATCGCGACCGGCTACAAGAAGGAGATGATCGCCCGCTATTTCGCCGACTACCACATGGCGAGCCGGAACCTGTCGGTCGACCTCTCCACCGGCAACATCTCGGCCCATGGCGGCGAGGTGCTGGACTGGCTCGTGCACCTGATCGACACCGGCGACGAGACGATGACCGGCGGCCGCATCAAGCGCCTCGCCCCCTATATCGGGAACGAGACCTTCCTGCTGACCTGGTGCGACGGCGTCGCCGACATCGACCTGGACGAGCTGATCGCCTTCCACCGCGCCCATGGCAGGCTCGCCACCGTCACGGCCGTCCGGCCGCCGTCGCGCTTCGGCAAGCTGCAGATCGACGGGCGCGCGGTGACCGAGTTCACCGAGAAGCCGGCCGACGGCGAGAGCTGGATCAACGGCGCCTTCTTCGTGCTGGAGCCCGGCGTCTTCGACTATATCGACGGCGACGAGACCATGTGGGAGCAGGAGCCGATGCGCCGGCTGGCCGCCGACGGGCAGGTGATGGCCTACCAGCACGGCGCCTTCTGGCAATGCATGGACACGGTGCGCGACCGCGACACGCTGCAGTCCCTGTGGGACGCCGGCAAGGCGCCCTGGAAGGTCTGGGCATGAGCGCCGCCGCTCCCCTCACGCGCTGTCCCGTCTGCCGCGGCACCGATCTGCAGGCGCTGGTCCGGCTGCCGGGCGTCCCGCTGTTCTGCCACATGCTGGTGCGGTCGGCGGAGGAGGCGCTGGCCGTGCCGCGCGGCGACATCGACCTCGCCGGCTGCCGGACCTGCGGCCATGTCTTCAACCGGGCCTTCGATGCGGAGCTGCTTCGCTATGGCGGCGCCTATGAGAACTCGCTGCATTTCTCCCGCCACTACCAGAGCTATGCCGAGGAGACGGCCGACCGGCTGATCGCGCGCTACGGCCTCGCCGGCCGGACGGTGCTGGAGATCGGCTGCGGGCGCGGCGACTTCCTGCGGCTGCTGTGCGGGCGCGGCGGCAACCGCGGCCTCGGCTTCGACCCCAGCCATGTCCCGGCCCCCGGCAACGCGGAGCCGGGCGACCCGACGATCCTCGCCCGCCCCTTCACGGCGGCCGACCTGCGTCCGGCCCATCTGGTGGCCTCGCGCCATGTGCTGGAGCATCTGTCGGACCCGACGGAGCTGCTGGCGCTGATCCGCGAGGCGGCCGCCATGGCGGAGGGCGGCGCGGTCTTCATCGAGGTGCCGAACGGCCTCTACACCCTCGACCAGGGGGGCATCTGGGACCTGATCTACGAGCATGTGTCCTACTTCACGCCGGCCTCGCTGGCTGCCGCGATGAGCGACGCCGGCCTCGCGGTCCGCCAGATGGACAGCGCCTTCGGCGGCCAGTTCCTCTGGGTCGAGGCGGTGCCGGCGGAGGAGGCGCCGATCCCCGCCGCCGGGACGGAGATGGCCGGGCGCTTCGCCGCGTTCCCCCGCCGCTTCGCCGCCACGCTCGGCCACTGGCGCTCCGTCGTCGCAGAGGCGGTGGCGCGCGGCGAACGGCTGGCCCTGTGGGGCGGCGGCTCGAAAGGAGTGACCTTCCTCAACCTGCTCGGCCTCCGCGCGGGCGAGGGGGTGGACTGGGTGGTGGACATCAACCCGCGCAAGGCGGGCGCCTTCGTCCCCGGCACCGGCCAGCCCATCGTCCCGCCGGAGCGGCTGCGCGCGCTGAAGCCGGACCATGTGGTGATCATGAACCCGGAATACCGGCGGGAGATCGCGGCGCAGCTCGCCGCCCTCGGGCTCGACTGCCCGGTGCTGGTGGTGGCCGACCTGGACATGGAACCGGAAACTGCGGTGTTCGACGATGCGGTCTAACCTGATCCTGCGCGACGACGCCGTCCCCGCCCAGCCGAGGGTTGGCCAGACCCGCAAGGGCGGCGCCACGGCCGAGCCGGGGGACATCGACGTGCGCAGCTTCCTGCGCGCGATCCTCCGGCACAAGCTGATGTTCCTCGGCGTGGTGGTGGTCGGCATCGCGCTCTGCCTGTGGTGGATCAACACGGCGACGCGCCGCTACACGGCCGACGCCGTGATCATGATCGAGAGCCGGCCGTCCAGCATCGTCGTGGTGGACGAGGGCCGGCAGGAGCTGGCAACCGAACTGGTTGCGGTGAACACCCAGATCGCGGTCCTGAAGTCGCGCAGCCTCGCCGCCAAGGTGATCGACGAGCTGGAGCTGGAGGACGATCCGGAATTCGCCTCCGGTGACAGCGGCGAGGCGAAGCCCCTGCCCCAGCGGGTCACCGCCAAGCTGGAGGAGCTGATCAGCCGCTTCGATTCCCCGAAGACCGCGGCGCGGTCGCAGGACGCCGCCCAGCTCGCCGGCGCCAGCCAGACCGGCGCGGGCCAGGGCGACGGCAGCAGCGGTGCCGCCGGCGACGGGGGCGAGATCGACCGGCGCAAGCGGCCGGTGGTGATCAACAATTTCCTCGGCCGGCTGGTCGCCAGTTCGGAGGGCCAGTCGCGCCTGATCACCATCAGCTTCGAATCCGGCGACCCGGTGAAGGCGGCCAAGATCGTCAACAAGCTGCTGGAGGTCTACATCCAGAGCCAGCTCGCCGCCAAGACGGAGGGCGTGCGGCTGGCCGCCAAGTGGCTGGAGACCCGGCTTGCCGAGCTGGGCGAAACCGTCCGCCAGCTCGAGACCAAGGTGCTGGAGCAGCGCGCCCAGGTCGGCCTCGTCCAGGACGGCGGCGGCGACGTCGCCACGCTGCGCCTCAACCAGCTCAACGCCGAGGTGGTGAGGATCGAGGCGCTGCGCACGGCGACCGAGGCGCGCTACCGCCGCGTCCGCCAGATCCTGGAGAGCGGCGCCGACACCGCCGCCCTGCCGGAGGTGATCGCCTCGCCCACCGTGCAGACGGAACGCGGCAAGCTGGCGGCGCTGGAGGCGCGGCTGTCCGACCTGTCCACCCAGTTCGGCGACGGCCACCGCAAGATCATTGCGCTCCGCTCCGAGATCGCCGAGACGCGCCAGCACCTGTTCCAGGAGGTGCGCATCGTCCTCACCAGCATCGGCAACGAACTGGGCCGCATCGTCGAGCAGGAGAAGGCGCTCAAGACGCAGCTCGACGAGGCGGCGAAGGACGTGGCGCACCTCAATACGGCGAGCCTCGCCATCAGCCAGCTCAGCACGCAGCTCCAGGCCAACCGCAGCCTCTACGAGACCCTGCTGAAACGCTACACCGAGACGGTGGCGCTGCGCGACAACCAGCAGCCGGACGCCCGCGTCATCTCCGACGCCCAGGTGCCGCTGTCGCCCTCCTTCCCGAAGGAGGCGCGGACGCTGGCGCTCGCCTCCATCGGGTCGGTCGGCTTCGGCCTGTTCCTGGTCTTCATGGCCGAGCGCTTCCGCAACCGGCTGACCACCGCCGAGGACGCCGAGCGGCATCTCGGCACCTATGTCCTGGCGATCCCCGAGGTTCCGCGCCTGCGCCGCATGATGAGCCTGGCGGCCCAGGCGGAGGACATGGAGGTGCCGCCGCTGTCGGAGGCCGGCAGCGTCTTCCAGCGGCTGCGCGCCATCATGGCGCTCGACAACGGGCGGCGCATGCCGCAGGTGATCCTGGTGACCTCGCCCGCGGCGGGCGAAGGCAAGACGACCGTCGCGGTCTGCATGACGGTCGCCAGCGTCTCCTCCGGCCAGCGCACGCTGCTGATCGACTGCGACTTCCGCCAGCCGCAGATCCACCGCATCGCCGGCATCCGCAACGACCTGGGGCTGAGCGAGCTGCTGGCCGGCATGGCGGCGCTGGAGGAGGTGGTGGTCCCGCTGTCGCCGACCCTGTCGGTCCTGCCGAACGGCACCATGCAGAGGGGAAGCCTGGACATGCTGAACTCCGAGCGGATGCGGCAGCTCCTGGGGGCGCTCGGCAAGCAGTACGACCAGATCATCCTCGACTCCGGCTCCGTCCTGCAATGGTCGGAGCCGCTGCTGCTGGGCGGCCTCGCCGAGCGGACGATCCTGGTCACCCGGCGCAATTGGACCAGGCAGGAGGATGCGGCGCTGGCGGCTTCCCAGCTCATGCTCTACGGCGCCGAGCTCGGCCCCGTGGTGTTCAACCGCGCCACCGCGAAGATGACGCAGGGCCAGCGCATCGGCCGCCGCGCCCACGCCTGATCCCGGCGCGAAGACCGGGAAAAGTCGGAAAAAAAGGAATGAGGGGTCCATCCATGGTTCCAGGGGTGAGCAAGCGACGGGCCGCCAGCCTGCCGGGCGGCATGCTGGTGCTCGGCCTGCTGGCAGGCGGCCTGCTGCTGCCGGCCGGCTTCGCCGCGGCGCAGGACGTTCGGCCCGGCCCGGCGAGCGGCGCCGACGGCCGGTTCTCGCTGCAATGCGACTTCGGGCAGACCCTGGTCGGCATCCGCGGGCAGGCCGGCGAGTTCATCGACCGGATCGGCGGCCTGTGCGCCGGCCGCACCGGCACGGTCGCCGAAACGGGAGCCCGCGGCGGCACCGGCGGCGGCGGCTTCGAGATCCGCTGCGCCACCGGGGCGGCGGTCACCGGGCTGGTCGGCACGCGCGGCACCTACGTCGACTCGCTGTCGCTGGAATGCCGGCCGATGCGCAATGCCCAGCCGGCCGGCGAGGCGGCCTTCACCGCGTCGGTCGGCGGACGGGGCGGCCAGCCCTTCGGCCCCCTGCGCTGCCCGGCCGGGCAGGTGGCGATCGGGCTGAAGGGCCGCGCCGGCACCTTCGTCGACGAACTGGAGCCCGACTGCGCGCCGGCGAGGCCGGCGGGCGCCGCCGCGGCGGTCTGGGTGTCGCCGGCGGCCGGCGGGAAGCAGGGCAACGACATCAAGCTGGCCTGCGGCGCCGACGAGGTGCTGGTCGGCACCGCCACCCGCAACGGCAACTGGCTCGACGCCATCGCCGCGCTGTGCGTGCGCGTGACCGACGACGGCAACTGGGCCGGCGAGCCGCGCTCCACCGACCATGCCGGCGGGGCGGGCGGCGTCGCGCTGACCCGGAGCTGCCCGCGCGGCCAAGCCGTCGCCGGCATTTCCGGCCGGTCGAGCAACGTGGTGAACCAGCTCGTCTCCGAGTGCCGGCCGCTGGTGTCGGCCAAGGCGGTGCAGGGTCCGTCCCAGAAGCTGGAATCGGTCGGCGGCACCGGCGGCGATCCCTTCGGCCCCTATCCCTGCCCCGGCAACCTGCCGGCCACCGGCCTGAAGGTCGGGGCCGGCATCTATGTCGACCGCGTCCAGGTGGTGTGCGGGCGGGAGTAGGCGAAAGGGGGAACGGGGAGCCGCCGCGCCCCCGCTCCCCCGGCAGCCCCGGCGCCTACACCGCGCCCGCCTTCGAGAAGGGCAGGTCGTGGAGCGGCCGGCCGGTGATGGCGAAGACGGCGTTGGCGACGGCCGGGGCGGCGGTCGGCACGCCGGGCTCGCCGGCCCCCGTCGGACGTTCCATCGAGGGAACGATGTGCACCTCGACCCGCGGCATGTCGGACATCCGCATCGGATGGTAGCCGTCGAAGTTCGCCTGATCGACCAGACCGCCGGTCAGCGTGATCTCGCCGCGCAGCGCGTGGCCGATGCCCCAGCCGGTACCGCCTTCCATCTGCGCCCTGACGACGTCGGGGTTGACGACCTGTCCGCAGTCGACGGCACAGACGATGCGGTCGATGGTCATGCGCCCCTTGTCGGTCATCGACACCTCGGCGACATGGGCGACGTAGGTGCCGAAGCTCTGGTGGACCGCGACGCCGCGGGCCTTGCCGGCCGGCAGCGGCTTGCCCCAGCCGGCCTTCTCCGCCGCCAGCCTCAGCACGCCGGCCAGCCGCGGATGGTCCTTCAGGAGGGCGAGGCGGAACTCCACCGGATCCTTGCCGGCGGCGCGCGCCAGCTCGTCCATCATCACCTCCTTGGCATAGGCGGTGTGCGTATGGCCGACGGAGCGCCACCACAGCGTGGTGACCGGCGAGGGCGGCGAGTGCAGGTCGACCGCGAGGTTCGGCACGGCATAGGGCAGGTCCGACACGCCCTCCACCGACGTCTCGTCGACGCCGTTCTTCACCATGGCCGATTCGAACGGCGTGCCGGCCAGGAAGCTCTGCCCGACGAGGCGGTGCTGCCAGGCGACGAGGTTGCCCGAGGCATCGAGCCCGGCGCGCACGCGGTGGAGGAACAGCGGGCGGTAGCGGCCGCCGCGGATGTCGTCCTCGCGCGTCCACATCAGGTGCACCGGCGCCTTGCCGTAGGCCTTGGCAATGGCCGCGGCCTCCAGCATGTAGTCGGCGTTCGGCGTGGCGCGCCGGCCGAAGCTGCCGCCCGCCCAGACCGTGTTGATGGTCACCTGGTCCGGCCGGCAGCCGAGCACGCCGGCCACCACCATCTGCTCGACCCCCTGGAACTGGGAGCCGGCCCAGATGGTGCAGCCGCCCTCCGGCTTCAGCTCCACCACCGCGTTCAGCGGCTCCATCGGGGCGTGGGCGAGATAGGGGAAGGTGAACTCCGCCTCCACCACCCGGACCGCCCCCGCCAGCGCCCTGGCGGCGTCGCCGCGGTCGGTGGCGACCGCCCCCGGCCGGTCGGCCAGCTTGCGGTAATCGGCCAGCATCTCGGCGGTGCCGCGGGTCTCGGCCTTGCCATCGTCCCAGACGATCTTCAGCGCCTCGCGGCCCTTCATGGCGGCCCAGCTGTTGCGCGCCACCACCGCGACGCCCATCGGCAGGGTCAGCACCTCCAGCACGCCCGGCACCGCCCGCGCGCCGCCGTCGTCCACGCCCTTCACCGTGCCGCCGAAGCGCGGCGACCGGGCGAGCACGGCGGTCACCTGACCCGGCCGGCGGACGTCCATGGCGAAGACGGCGCTGCCGTCGGTCTTGGACTCGTTGTCCAGCCGGTGCAGCGCCGGGTTGCCGATCAGCGTGTAGTCCCCGGCGTCCTTCAGCGCGACCGACTGCGGCACCGGCAGCGTCGCCGCGTCGGCGGCAAGCTCGCCGAAGCCGGCGGAACGGCCGGAGGCGGCATGGCGCACCACACCCTTGGCGACGCCGATCTCCCGGACCGGGACGCCCCAGCGGGCGGCCGCGGCGGCGACCAGCATGGCGCGGGCGGCGGCCCCGGCCATGCGCAGCTCGTCCCAGCTGTTGGCGACGGCGGTCGAGCCGCCGGTGCCCTGCAGCCCGAAGAAGTGGTTGGCGTAGAGCTTGCTGTCGGCCGGCGCGAAGGCGCTGCGCATCTGCGACCAGTCGGCGTCCAGCTCCTCCGCCACGATGGTGGCGAGGCCGGTGGCGATGCCCTGGCCCATGTCGAGATGCTTGATCAGCACCGTCACCGTGTTGTCCGGGGCGATGACGACGAACAGGTTGGGGCGCGGGTCGGCCGGACCCATCGCCTTCGGCGCGGCGGTTTCGGCGGCGAGGGCGGGAAGCTGCGCGCCCAGCACCAGCGCGCCGCCGGCGCCCGCCGCCACCTTGAGGAAGCCGCGGCGGGAGGGGGCGGCCTGCCGCAGCAGGGCGGCAAGGCCGGACGCCGCCGGGTCGCTGCCGGACATCCGGCGGAAGAGAGGATGCGGCATGGCTCAGGCCCTCATCGTCTGGGCGGCGTCCTTGATCGCCG
Above is a window of Azospirillum thermophilum DNA encoding:
- a CDS encoding class I SAM-dependent methyltransferase, encoding MSAAAPLTRCPVCRGTDLQALVRLPGVPLFCHMLVRSAEEALAVPRGDIDLAGCRTCGHVFNRAFDAELLRYGGAYENSLHFSRHYQSYAEETADRLIARYGLAGRTVLEIGCGRGDFLRLLCGRGGNRGLGFDPSHVPAPGNAEPGDPTILARPFTAADLRPAHLVASRHVLEHLSDPTELLALIREAAAMAEGGAVFIEVPNGLYTLDQGGIWDLIYEHVSYFTPASLAAAMSDAGLAVRQMDSAFGGQFLWVEAVPAEEAPIPAAGTEMAGRFAAFPRRFAATLGHWRSVVAEAVARGERLALWGGGSKGVTFLNLLGLRAGEGVDWVVDINPRKAGAFVPGTGQPIVPPERLRALKPDHVVIMNPEYRREIAAQLAALGLDCPVLVVADLDMEPETAVFDDAV
- a CDS encoding GumC family protein, with the protein product MRSNLILRDDAVPAQPRVGQTRKGGATAEPGDIDVRSFLRAILRHKLMFLGVVVVGIALCLWWINTATRRYTADAVIMIESRPSSIVVVDEGRQELATELVAVNTQIAVLKSRSLAAKVIDELELEDDPEFASGDSGEAKPLPQRVTAKLEELISRFDSPKTAARSQDAAQLAGASQTGAGQGDGSSGAAGDGGEIDRRKRPVVINNFLGRLVASSEGQSRLITISFESGDPVKAAKIVNKLLEVYIQSQLAAKTEGVRLAAKWLETRLAELGETVRQLETKVLEQRAQVGLVQDGGGDVATLRLNQLNAEVVRIEALRTATEARYRRVRQILESGADTAALPEVIASPTVQTERGKLAALEARLSDLSTQFGDGHRKIIALRSEIAETRQHLFQEVRIVLTSIGNELGRIVEQEKALKTQLDEAAKDVAHLNTASLAISQLSTQLQANRSLYETLLKRYTETVALRDNQQPDARVISDAQVPLSPSFPKEARTLALASIGSVGFGLFLVFMAERFRNRLTTAEDAERHLGTYVLAIPEVPRLRRMMSLAAQAEDMEVPPLSEAGSVFQRLRAIMALDNGRRMPQVILVTSPAAGEGKTTVAVCMTVASVSSGQRTLLIDCDFRQPQIHRIAGIRNDLGLSELLAGMAALEEVVVPLSPTLSVLPNGTMQRGSLDMLNSERMRQLLGALGKQYDQIILDSGSVLQWSEPLLLGGLAERTILVTRRNWTRQEDAALAASQLMLYGAELGPVVFNRATAKMTQGQRIGRRAHA
- the rfbF gene encoding glucose-1-phosphate cytidylyltransferase, translated to MKVAILAGGKGTRLAEETVYRPKPLVEVGGRPILWHVMRYFGHYGFKEFLIATGYKKEMIARYFADYHMASRNLSVDLSTGNISAHGGEVLDWLVHLIDTGDETMTGGRIKRLAPYIGNETFLLTWCDGVADIDLDELIAFHRAHGRLATVTAVRPPSRFGKLQIDGRAVTEFTEKPADGESWINGAFFVLEPGVFDYIDGDETMWEQEPMRRLAADGQVMAYQHGAFWQCMDTVRDRDTLQSLWDAGKAPWKVWA
- a CDS encoding xanthine dehydrogenase family protein molybdopterin-binding subunit, coding for MPHPLFRRMSGSDPAASGLAALLRQAAPSRRGFLKVAAGAGGALVLGAQLPALAAETAAPKAMGPADPRPNLFVVIAPDNTVTVLIKHLDMGQGIATGLATIVAEELDADWSQMRSAFAPADSKLYANHFFGLQGTGGSTAVANSWDELRMAGAAARAMLVAAAAARWGVPVREIGVAKGVVRHAASGRSAGFGELAADAATLPVPQSVALKDAGDYTLIGNPALHRLDNESKTDGSAVFAMDVRRPGQVTAVLARSPRFGGTVKGVDDGGARAVPGVLEVLTLPMGVAVVARNSWAAMKGREALKIVWDDGKAETRGTAEMLADYRKLADRPGAVATDRGDAARALAGAVRVVEAEFTFPYLAHAPMEPLNAVVELKPEGGCTIWAGSQFQGVEQMVVAGVLGCRPDQVTINTVWAGGSFGRRATPNADYMLEAAAIAKAYGKAPVHLMWTREDDIRGGRYRPLFLHRVRAGLDASGNLVAWQHRLVGQSFLAGTPFESAMVKNGVDETSVEGVSDLPYAVPNLAVDLHSPPSPVTTLWWRSVGHTHTAYAKEVMMDELARAAGKDPVEFRLALLKDHPRLAGVLRLAAEKAGWGKPLPAGKARGVAVHQSFGTYVAHVAEVSMTDKGRMTIDRIVCAVDCGQVVNPDVVRAQMEGGTGWGIGHALRGEITLTGGLVDQANFDGYHPMRMSDMPRVEVHIVPSMERPTGAGEPGVPTAAPAVANAVFAITGRPLHDLPFSKAGAV